A genomic region of Sebaldella sp. S0638 contains the following coding sequences:
- a CDS encoding acyltransferase → MNKRINSFDFLKGIASIFVIMIHSGFINKFEYYYFLFDPITRIAVPCFLIISGFLYAKHINNFRYFIKYETKILLTYLIAYLIYVVFIFKVPTITFSGLFWFGLMLNFWFLVALFWDIFILYFSNFFSINKIILFVSLPLYIMSLFGKNESYYNFLNLNFPFRTIIFFTLIFVMLGFLSYQYSDILVEFKNRSIIPLIFIFSGLSMLEKYISINYFKNALGSNFLLSTLPLVFLIFIFCLKNKNINIPFINIIGKNSLFIYLFHTFFMYYCSKYTQNTFIIFPLTILFFIFLFFLIDNIKLFYKKHQKGYKLK, encoded by the coding sequence ATGAATAAACGTATTAATTCTTTTGATTTTTTAAAAGGCATAGCCTCTATTTTTGTTATAATGATTCACTCTGGATTCATTAATAAATTTGAATATTATTATTTTTTATTTGATCCTATTACGAGAATAGCAGTCCCATGCTTTTTGATCATTTCTGGTTTTTTATATGCCAAACATATTAATAATTTCAGATATTTTATAAAGTATGAAACAAAAATATTATTGACATATTTAATAGCTTATCTTATTTATGTTGTCTTTATTTTTAAAGTTCCCACAATCACTTTTTCAGGACTATTTTGGTTTGGTCTTATGCTAAATTTTTGGTTCTTAGTTGCTTTATTTTGGGATATTTTTATTCTTTATTTTTCCAACTTTTTCTCCATTAATAAAATAATTTTATTCGTTTCTTTACCTTTATACATAATGTCTTTATTTGGTAAAAATGAAAGTTATTATAATTTTTTAAACTTAAATTTTCCATTTCGAACTATAATTTTTTTTACATTAATATTCGTAATGTTGGGTTTTCTTTCTTACCAATATAGTGATATTTTGGTTGAGTTTAAAAATCGTTCCATTATTCCATTAATTTTTATTTTTTCTGGATTATCCATGTTAGAAAAGTATATTAGCATTAATTATTTTAAAAATGCACTTGGAAGTAACTTTCTTTTATCAACTTTACCATTAGTTTTTTTGATTTTTATATTTTGTTTGAAAAATAAAAACATTAATATTCCTTTTATAAATATTATTGGAAAAAATTCTTTATTTATATACTTATTCCATACTTTTTTTATGTATTATTGCTCTAAATACACACAAAATACTTTCATTATCTTTCCATTAACAATTTTATTTTTTATTTTTTTATTTTTTTTAATTGACAATATAAAATTATTTTATAAAAAACATCAAAAAGGATATAAATTAAAGTAA